The genomic region CAACGTGCTCGCTACGGATGTTACCTAAACCACCTGCGATCATGATTGGCTTGTGGTAACCACGTACTTCTTCACCGTTGAACGAGTTTACGTTTTCTTCGTAAGTACGGAAGTAACCTAAAATGTTTGGACGACCAAATTCGTTGTTAAACGCTGCGCCACCTAGTGGGCCTTCCATCATAATGTCTAATGCATTAACGATACGGCTTGGCTTACCAAAGTCGGTTTCCCACGGTTGTTCAAAACCAGGAATACGTAGGTTAGATACAGAGAAACCAACCAAACCTGCTTTTGGTTTAGAACCAATACCGGTTGCACCTTCGTCACGAATTTCACCACCAGAGCCTGTTGCCGCACCTGGGAATGGTGAAATGGCCGTAGGGTGGTTATGAGTTTCAACTTTCATAAGAATGTTGATGTCTTCAACGTTGTAGGCGTACTCGTTAGTTTCTGGATCTGGGAAGAAACGACCAGCTTCTGAACCAACCATTACTGCAGCGTTATCTTTGTAAGCGCTTAGTACGTTATCTGGGTTGGTTTCGTAGGTGTTTTTGATCATTTTGAACAGCGATTTAGGCTGCTCTTGACCGTCGATAGTCCAATCGGCGTTAAAGATCTTGTGACGACAGTGCTCTGAGTTTGCTTGCGCGAACATGTAAAGTTCGATGTCGTTAGGGTTACGACCAAGCTCAGTGAAGTTCTCTACTAAGTAGTCAATCTCGTCTTCAGCAAGAGCTAAGCCTAACTCGATGTTGGCTTTAACAAGTGCGTCACGACCACCAGTTAAAATATCAACTGATTTTAATTTACCCGGTTCTGCTGTGGCAAATAGTACGTGTGCATCGCTGCTATCAGTAAAGATGGTTTCCATCATACGGTCGTGAATTAGCGAGGCAAGATCAGCGCTTTGTTGTTCTGTAAGTTCTGCTGATGTTGTTACGTAGTACGCAAGGCCACGTTCAAGACGGATGATTTTATCAAGGCCACAGTTGTGGGCAATGTCGGTCGCTTTAGAAGACCAAGGTGAGATAGTGCCTGGGCGAGGGGTTACAAGGAGTAAAGTACCTTGTGGTTCGTGCTCTTCAATTTTTGGGCCGTAGGTTAATAGCTTTGCTAGCTTGCTTAACTCGTCAGCTGAAAGCTCGGCGCTTTGATGACTGAAGTGCATGAACTCGGCGTAGATATCTGTCACCGGTAGGTTCAGTTGCTCGCACTGTTTTTTAAGCTTATTAATTCTGAAATCAGAAAGCGCAGGAGCGCCACGTAAGATTTCCATAGTTTCTCTCACCTAAGTTTTATTAATGAATATCGATTCCACTGCTTATACTTATATAGGCAGTGGAATTGATACTCATATCGATATTTATTGCTTTAGTTAGCGCGTTATTATTATTGGGCGATCGCGATGCTGTTTTTTCGCGCGCATTATAAAAGAAAACCGCGCAATTAGTAAGAGGGAAAGCCTTTGAATACGGTTAATTTAAAAAAAAGCTGTAAAATTTTTTCAAATGACATCACAATGACTTTGTTATGGATACGATTAATACGAAACGCAACATCAGAAATGCCTTAATTTTCAGCTTTTTGCTTTTGTCAGCGCTACTGCTTGGCAGTTGTGAGCGTGAGCAAACCGATGCTGGCTTAGCGGCAATTATTGAGCGCGGTGAATTACGCGTTGGCACCTTATATGGTCCTCACAATTATATTGCGGGTGCTGATAGATCAACAGGATTTGAATATGAGCTCGCTAAAGCCTATGCAGACTATCTAGGTGTTAAGCTAACGGTTGTGCCCACATACTCTCTTATTGAACTCTTTAATTTACTCGAAACTGAGCAAGCCGACTTTCTCGCCGCCGGTTTGTCGGTTACAGAAGAGCGTTTAAAAAAATATCGCTTTAGTCCAAGTTACGCCAAAGTCAGTCAAAAATTGGTATTTAAACAGGGCAAAACGTGGCCTCGTAAGCTGGAAAATTTAAAAGGTGACTTGCGTGTTGTGCGCTATTCAAGTCACGATGAAAACCTCACAAAGCTAAAAGAAACTCACCCTAACTTAACTTGGGACGCAACTGATGAATACGATGCTGATGAGTTATTACAACAGGTACTAGACGAGGAAATCGATTTCACGGTAGCAGATTCTAACGCACTGGCGTTAAATCGCCGCATGTATCCTGAGTTGGCGGTAGCATTGACACTGCAAGAGGAAAAACCCATTGCTTGGATGCTCAATAAGAACGCCGATGATACCCTGTTGGCCTCATTGATCGAGTTTTTTGGTGAAGCTATCCATGACGGTACAGTATACAAAATCGAAGACAAATATTATGGTCATGTTAGGGAGTTTGATTATGTCGATAACCGTGCATTTATTCGTGCGATAGAATCTAAACTTCCTAAATATGAAGCCATGTTTAAACGCTACAGCGGTGAATTAGACTGGCGTTTTATTGCCGCGGTTGCTTATCAAGAATCCCATTGGGAGCCACTGGCTCGCTCTTATACCGGGGTGCGTGGCATGATGATGTTAACCATGCCAACAGCAAAAGAAATGGGGGTTACCGTTCGTACCGATCCCGAACAAAGTATTCGGGGTGGTTCGAAGTATTTAGCGTCACTTATCGAGCGTATTCCTGAACGAATTCAAGAGCCCGATAGAATTTGGTTTGCCTTGGCGTCATACAATGTTGGTTTAGGGCATGTTAATGATGCACGTAAATTAACAGAGCAACAAGGTGGTGATCCTGACCGCTGGTTGGATGTAAAACAGCGCTTGCCATTGCTAAAACAACGTAAATATTATAAACAAACTAAATACGGTTATGCCCGTGGTGATGAGGCGTCCAAATATGTCGAGAATATTCGCGCTTATTACGACACCTTAGTGTTTATGGAAAACCAAAAAAATAGCCGTCCTGAAGGTGAAGAAAAAAATAATTTAATACCACAGCCTAAAGGAAGCGAAGAAACCGAAGAAGCAGAGGAAGCCGTACCTGCAAACTAATTGTGTATGGCCACCCTTGCTTAGTTGAATTTGATGGGGAGCTGTCATCATAGTGTCATCTTGAATAGATACACTGCATGACAAGGAGAACACAATGAAATTAAAAATGAGAAAGCGCAGTGTTACGTCGAATGCGCGACGTCGCTTAACCAAAACTCAGCAACGCAAAATCAATGGTCGTTATCGTCTTTATTTTCGCGCGGAATTGGCGGTAAAAGACGACGACCAGTAACCCATATTACGCGACACTAGCCGCATAGATGTGCGCAGTGATTGCTTTACTTGTTATTATTCACCTGTTCGAGCGCCTGCTGTGCTCGTAACGCTTTCTTTTTGGCTTTTTTTTCTGCTCTGCGACGTTTAAAGAAGTTCGACAATTTATCTGCGCATTGTTGCTCTAATATACCTTGCTCTATGTCTACCTGATGGTTGAGTTGTTGATGTTGAGCCAAATTAAAAATACTGCCACAGGCGCCGGTTTTTAAGTCTTTGGCACCAAAC from Thalassotalea sp. Sam97 harbors:
- the mltF gene encoding membrane-bound lytic murein transglycosylase MltF, whose protein sequence is MDTINTKRNIRNALIFSFLLLSALLLGSCEREQTDAGLAAIIERGELRVGTLYGPHNYIAGADRSTGFEYELAKAYADYLGVKLTVVPTYSLIELFNLLETEQADFLAAGLSVTEERLKKYRFSPSYAKVSQKLVFKQGKTWPRKLENLKGDLRVVRYSSHDENLTKLKETHPNLTWDATDEYDADELLQQVLDEEIDFTVADSNALALNRRMYPELAVALTLQEEKPIAWMLNKNADDTLLASLIEFFGEAIHDGTVYKIEDKYYGHVREFDYVDNRAFIRAIESKLPKYEAMFKRYSGELDWRFIAAVAYQESHWEPLARSYTGVRGMMMLTMPTAKEMGVTVRTDPEQSIRGGSKYLASLIERIPERIQEPDRIWFALASYNVGLGHVNDARKLTEQQGGDPDRWLDVKQRLPLLKQRKYYKQTKYGYARGDEASKYVENIRAYYDTLVFMENQKNSRPEGEEKNNLIPQPKGSEETEEAEEAVPAN